One window of the Rosa rugosa chromosome 3, drRosRugo1.1, whole genome shotgun sequence genome contains the following:
- the LOC133737280 gene encoding putative RING-H2 finger protein ATL21A has protein sequence MEGYNLLMTIFTYEINTFDKPDQYVEDPSQPVLAVKFDYAEHHRYGIYSPQYDTPIHHSIKKEDPHVSRFTLAEFKSDEDDEWKERLYYVLDSFNVAEEEQDEIVDKIIEVFNREIGTLGSDNDPKILALSVDMKLTHFLVCQRELVARELRKRMLKRVRVVKDDEVEEDQYREGRKRRKIVGESDSCTICLEEFGAENDDVLCMPCSHVFHGKECIEKWLRENDNCPVCRFQLHVC, from the coding sequence ATGGAAGGCTATAATCTTCTCATGACTATTTTCACCTACGAAATAAACACTTTTGACAAACCGGACCAGTATGTGGAGGACCCTTCACAACCTGTGCTCGCCGTTAAGTTTGACTACGCCGAGCATCATAGATATGGCATATACTCCCCACAATATGATACCCCAATCCATCATTCTATCAAGAAAGAAGATCCCCATGTAAGTCGATTCACTCTGGCCGAGTTCAAAAGCGACGAAGATGACGAGTGGAAGGAGCGTCTTTATTATGTACTGGACTCATTCAACGTCGCTGAGGAAGAGCAAGACGAAATCGTGGATAAGATCATTGAAGTGTTTAACAGAGAAATTGGAACATTGGGTTCCGACAATGATCCAAAAATACTGGCATTGAGTGTAGATATGAAGCTAACGCATTTCCTGGTGTGTCAGCGAGAATTAGTGGCGAGGGAACTGAGAAAGAGGATGCTCAAGAGGGTCAGAGTGGTGAAAGATGACGAGGTTGAGGAGGATCAATATCGAGAGGGCAGAAAGAGGCGTAAGATCGTAGGTGAGAGTGACAGCTGCACCATCTGTTTGGAGGAATTTGGTGCTGAAAACGACGATGTTCTCTGTATGCCGTGCTCGCATGTGTTTCACGGCAAGGAATGCATAGAGAAATGGCTGAGAGAAAATGACAATTGCCCGGTTTGCCGCTTCCAGCTACATGTTTGTTAG
- the LOC133741346 gene encoding uncharacterized protein LOC133741346 translates to MVSMAWPILFVFPPASVFITAMSVICFTASAYAGFSEVRGKHLECSKFWKNNSNQSDSQKSKQINISSRRGMQITYTPAFLASLTSLVFFPRYGDIRYLLFSSCLTIHFLKRLLEVQFVHKYSGGMALDTAIFICLSYFTSTATMIYAQHLNITQGPEPQIDLKYPGILLFLLGISGNFYHHYLLSRMRSSSSSSPSNSKSNDVMDYKIPRGGLFELVVCPHYLFEIIGFVGFSFISQTLYAFAFAVGTAFYLTGRSYATRRWYLSKFKHFPQNVKALIPYLL, encoded by the exons ATGGTGAGCATGGCGTGGCCAATCCTATTTGTTTTTCCACCAGCTTCTGTGTTCATCACAGCCATGTCAGTGATCTGCTTCACAGCGTCAGCTTATGCCGGATTCTCGGAGGTGAGAGGAAAGCACCTGGAGTGTTCCAAGTTCTGGAAGAATAATAGCAATCAGTCCGATTCTCAAAAATCAAAGCAAATTAACATATCTAGTAGAAGAGGCATGCAGATTACTTATACTCCCGCATTTCTTGCTAGTCTCACATCCTTGGTGTTCTTTCCCCGTTACGGTGATATCAGATATCTATTGTTCTCTTCATGTCTAACTATTCATTTCCTCAAAAGACTTTTGGAG GTTCAATTTGTTCACAAGTACAGTGGAGGGATGGCACTTGATACTGCGATTTTTATCTGTCTCAGTTACTTCACGTCTACTGCCACCATGATCTACGCTCAGCACCTTAATATAACCCAAGGGCCGGAGCCACAAATTGATTTGAAGTACCCTGGAATTCTGTTGTTTCTACTTGGGATATCTGGCAATTTCTACCATCACTACCTACTTTCGCGAATGAGATCATCATCCTCTTCGTCTCCGTCGAACTCAAAAAGCAATGATGTTATGGATTATAAGATTCCAAGGGGTGGATTGTTTGAGCTAGTGGTATGCCCTCACTATCTTTTTGAAATCATAGGATTTGTAgggttctcttttatttctcaGACCTTGTATGCATTCGCCTTCGCGGTCGGAACAGCATTCTATTTGACTGGTAGGAGCTATGCTACTAGGAGATGGTATCTTTCTAAGTTTAAACATTTTCCCCAAAATGTCAAGGCTCTCATTCCATATCTTTTATAG